One part of the Homo sapiens chromosome 19, GRCh38.p14 Primary Assembly genome encodes these proteins:
- the REXO1 gene encoding RNA exonuclease 1 homolog isoform X2 has protein sequence MLRSTGFFRAIDCPYWSGAPGGPCRRPYCHFRHRGARGSGAPGDGGEAPPAAGLGYDPYNPELPKPPAQRENGTLGLGEEPRPDVLELELVNQAIEAVRSEVELEQRRYRELLETTREHRSAEAPALAPRGPNASPTVGPDEDAFPLAFDYSPGSHGLLSPDAGYQPTPLAAPAEPGSKYSLASLDRGQGRGGGGGGALEYVPKAVSQPRRHSRPVPSGKYVVDNSRPPTDLEYDPLSNYSARHLSRASSRDERAAKRPRGSRGSEPYTPAPKKLCDPFGSCDARFSDSEDEAATVPGNEPTTASTPKARADPEIKATGQPPSKEGLEAEGGGLRETKETAVQCDVGDLQPPPAKPASPAQVQSSQDGGCPKEGKPKKKKTGAPPAPSCKDGAQGKDKTKDKGRGRPVEKPRADKKGPQASSPRRKAERPEGTKKKPSSATPVATSGKGRPDRPARRPSPTSGDSRPAAGRGPPRPLQLPDRKSTKAPSGKLVERKARSLDEGASQDAPKLKKRALSHADLFGDESEDEAAGPGVPSVWPSALPSLSSDSDSDSDSSLGFPEAQGPPKRLKASPPPSPAPSSSSSSSSSTSSAGADVDYSALEKEVDFDSDPMEECLRIFNESTSVKTEDRGRLARQPPKEEKSEEKGLSGLTTLFPGQKRRISHLSKQGQEVEPPRRGPAVPPARPPTAQEVCYLRAQQAQRASASLLQAPARLAEKSPSVHISAPGEKRRIAHIPNPRLAAAPTGAKRTLAASGSQSSNGPEPGGQQLKTRTLSGMASKTTTTIIPKRIAHSPSLQSLKKPIIPKEFGGKVPTVIRQRYLNLFIEECLKFCTSNQEAIEKALNEEKVAYDRSPSKNIYLNVAVNTLKKLRGLAPSAVPGLSKTSGRRVVSHEVVLGGRLAAKTSFSLSRPSSPRVEDLKGAALYSRLREYLLTQDQLKENGYPFPHPERPGGAIIFTAEEKRPKDSSCRTCCRCGTEYLVSSSGRCIRDEECYYHWGRLRRNRVAGGWETQYMCCSAAAGSVGCQVAKQHVQDGRKERLEGFVKTFEKELSGDTHPGIYALDCEMSYTTYGLELTRVTVVDTDVHVVYDTFVKPDNEIVDYNTRFSGVTEADLADTSVTLRDVQAVLLSMFSADTILIGHSLESDLLALKVIHSTVVDTSVLFPHRLGLPYKRSLRNLMADYLRQIIQDNGECRCLPWGRPCAGAGCSPHLPRSGWAQLQRGRRRLHAPGDLEGSRRRQDQAMTPARLPPASPAVPLVLSPMPLPKQCNKSPVTRPPGRGSPEQRDELAARERPAQPTPAHVLPHPSAGPHPLPPSPLASLETAADGDQDRARPHPARSPSCPSCQALPPGWWPAPLLLTWVAGRACPRFV, from the exons GGCTGGGTTACGACCCCTACAACCCTGAGCTGCCCAAGCCCCCCGCGCAGAGGGAGAATGGCACCCTGGGCCTGGGGGAGGAGCCGCGCCCGGATGTGCTGGAGTTGGAGCTGGTCAACCAGGCCATCGAGGCCGTGCGCAGTGAGGTGGAGCTGGAGCAGCGGCGCTACCGGGAGCTGCTGGAGACGACCCGTGAGCACCGCTCCGCCGAGGCCCCCGCCCTGGCGCCCCGCGGCCCCAACGCCAGCCCCACTGTGGGCCCGGACGAGGATGCCTTCCCACTGGCCTTCGACTACAGCCCCGGCAGCCACGGCCTATTAAGCCCTGATGCCGGCTACCAGCCCACCCCACTGGCCGCCCCTGCCGAGCCGGGCAGCAAGTACTCGCTGGCGTCCCTGGACAGGGGTCAGGGCAGAGGTGGAGGGGGTGGCGGTGCCCTGGAATACGTCCCCAAGGCTGTGAGCCAGCCCCGGCGGCACAGCCGCCCCGTTCCCAGTGGCAAGTACGTGGTGGACAACTCCAGGCCACCCACAGACCTGGAGTATGACCCTCTCTCCAACTACTCGGCCCGGCACCTCAGCAGGGCCAGCTCCCGGGATGAGCGGGCCGCCAAGCGGCCCCGGGGCTCCCGCGGCAGTGAGCCCTACACACCTGCTCCCAAGAAGCTCTGTGACCCCTTTGGCAGTTGCGATGCAAGGTTCTCAGACTCAGAAGATGAGGCCGCCACGGTCCCAGGTAACGAGCCCACCACGGCCAGCACCCCCAAAGCCAGGGCCGACCCTGAGATCAAGGCCACCGGGCAGCCACCCTCCAAAGAGGGCctggaggccgaggggggcggccTGCGGGAGACCAAGGAGACGGCCGTGCAGTGCGACGTGGGGGACCTCCAGCCGCCCCCAGCCAAGCCCGCCTCCCCAGCCCAGGTCCAGTCCTCACAGGATGGGGGCTGCCCCAAGGAGGGaaaacccaagaagaaaaaaaccggGGCCCCACCTGCCCCCAGCTGCAAAGACGGGGCCCAGGGGAAGGACAAGACCAAGGACAAGGGCCGAGGGCGGCCTGTGGAGAAGCCCCGTGCGGACAAGAAGGGCCCGCAGGCCAGCAGCCCCCGGCGCAAGGCAGAGCGGCCGGAAGGGACCAAGAAGAAGCCATCTTCGGCCACTCCTGTGGCCACCTCAGGGAAAGGGAGGCCTGACCGGCCAGCGCGGCGGCCGAGCCCCACAAGCGGGGACTCCCGACCGGCGGCCGGCAGAGGCCCACCCCGCCCCCTCCAGCTGCCCGACAGGAAGAGCACCAAGGCCCCGTCGGGGAAGCTAGTGGAGCGGAAAGCCCGCTCACTAGACGAGGGCGCCTCCCAGGACGCCCCCAAGCTGAAGAAGCGGGCCCTGAGCCACGCCGACCTCTTTGGGGACGAGAGTGAGGACGAGGCCGCAGGGCCAGGGGTGCCGAGCGTGTGgccctctgccctccccagcctcagCTCGGACTCAGACTCCGActcagactccagcctgggcttcccGGAGGCGCAGGGGCCGCCCAAGCGGCTCAAGGcctccccgcccccctcccccgccccatcctcctcctcctcctcctcctcctccacctccagcgCGGGGGCGGATGTGGACTACTCGGCCCTGGAGAAGGAGGTGGACTTTGACTCCGACCCCATGGAGGAGTGCCTGCGGATCTTCAACGAGTCCACCAGCGTCAAGACGGAGGACAGAGGCCGGCTGGCCCGGCAG CCCCCCAAGGAAGAGAAGAGTGAGGAGAAGGGGCTTTCGGGTCTGACCACTCTGTTCCCCGGGCAGAAGAGGAGGATCTCCCACCTTTCCAAGCAAGGCCAGGAG GTGGAGCCCCCGAGGAGGGGTCCCGCGGTGCCCCCGGCCCGGCCCCCGACGGCGCAGGAGGTGTGCTACCTGCGGGCCCAGCAGGCGCAGAGGGCATCGGCGAGCTTGCTGCAGGCCCCCGCCAGGCTGGCAGAGAAGTCGCCCTCCGTCCACATTTCCGCCCCTGGCGAGAAGAGGAGGATCGCCCACATCCCCAACCCCCGCCTGGCTGCAG CCCCCACAGGTGCCAAGAGGACCCTTGCGGCCAGCGGCAGCCAGTCCTCCAACGGCCCTGAGCCAGGTGGCCAGCAGCTGAAAACACGCACATTGTCGGGGATGGCGTCCAagactaccaccaccatcatccctAAGCGAATCGCCCACAGTCCATCCTTACAG AGTTTAAAGAAACCCATTATCCCCAAAGAGTTTGGGGGCAAAGTCCCCACCGTCATCCGCCAGCGCTATCTCAACCTGTTCATCGAGGAGTGTCTCAAGTTCTGTACCTCCAACCAGGAGGCCATAGAGAAG GCACTGAACGAGGAGAAGGTGGCCTATGACCGCAGCCCCAGCAAGAACATCTACCTGAATGTGGCCGTGAACACCCTCAAGAAGCTCAGGGGCCTGGCCCCCAGCGCTGTGCCCGGCCTCAGCA aaACCAGTGGCCGCAGGGTTGTGTCCCACGAGGTGGTGTTGGGGGGCAGGTTGGCCGCCAAGACCAGCTTCTCGCTCAGCCGTCCAAGCAGCCCCCGGGTGGAGGACCTGAAAG GGGCTGCCCTGTACAGCCGCCTCAGGGAGTACCTGCTCACCCAGGACCAGCTCAAGGAGAACGGCTACCCCTTCCCGCACCCAGAGCGGCCCGGGGGCGCAATCATCTTCACAGCTGAGGAGAAGAGGCCCAAGGACT CTTCCTGCAGGACCTGCTGCCGCTGTGGCACCGAGTACCTCGTGTCCTCTTCAGGCCGCTGCATCCGGGACGAGGAGTGTTATTACCACTGGGGACGGCTGCGCCGGAACCGGG TGGCCGGAGGCTGGGAGACCCAGTACATGTGCTGCTCGGCTGCCGCCGGCTCTGTCGGCTGCCAAGTCGCAAAG CAACACGTGCAGGATGGCCGGAAGGAGCGCCTTGAGGGCTTCGTGAAGACCTTTGAGAAAGAGCTCTCAGGAGACACCCACCCGGGGATCTACGCCCTGGACTGCGAGATG TCCTACACCACATATGGCCTGGAGCTGACGCGCGTCACGGTGGTCGACACGGACGTGCACGTGGTTTATGACACCTTCGTGAAGCCTGACAACGAGATCGTGGACTACAACACCAG GTTTTCGGGGGTGACGGAGGCTGACCTTGCCGACACAAGTGTCACGCTGCGTGACGTCCAGGCCGTTCTGCTGAGCATGTTCAGCGCTGACACCATCCTCATCGGACACAGCCTGGAGAGCGACCTCCTGGCCCTGAAG GTCATCCACAGCACCGTGGTGGACACGTCTGTGCTCTTCCCCCACCGCCTGGGCCTCCCCTACAAGCGGTCCCTGCGGAACCTCATGGCCGACTACCTCAGACAGATCATCCAGGACAATGGTGAGTGCCGGTGCCTGCCCTGGGGCCGTCCCTGCGCAGGGGCCGGGTGCTCACCGCATCTGCCCCGCAGTGGATGGGCACAGCTCCAGCGAGGACGCCGGCGCCTGCATGCACCTGGTGATCTGGAAGGTTCGAGAAGACGCCAAGACCAAGCGATGACGCCTGCCCGCCTCCCACCCGCCTCTCCTGCCGTCCCGCTGGTCCTTAGCCCCATGCCTCTTCCAAAACAGTGCAATAAATCTCCGGTAACCCGTCCACCTGGCCGAGGCAGCCCAGAGCAGCGGGATGAGCTGGCGGCCAGAGAacgcccagcccagcccaccccCGCTCACGTCCTGCCGCACCCCTCCGCCGGTCCCCACCCTCTGCCCCCCAGCCCTCTGGCGTCTCTAGAAACTGCTGCTGATGGAGACCAGGACAGAGCCCGCCCCCACCCGGCCCGcagcccctcctgcccctcctgccaGGCCCTCCCTCCCGGGTGGTGGCCGGCACCTCTGCTCCTCACGTGGGTCGCGGGGCGGGCTTGTCCCaggtttgtttga
- the REXO1 gene encoding RNA exonuclease 1 homolog yields MLRSTGFFRAIDCPYWSGAPGGPCRRPYCHFRHRGARGSGAPGDGGEAPPAAGLGYDPYNPELPKPPAQRENGTLGLGEEPRPDVLELELVNQAIEAVRSEVELEQRRYRELLETTREHRSAEAPALAPRGPNASPTVGPDEDAFPLAFDYSPGSHGLLSPDAGYQPTPLAAPAEPGSKYSLASLDRGQGRGGGGGGALEYVPKAVSQPRRHSRPVPSGKYVVDNSRPPTDLEYDPLSNYSARHLSRASSRDERAAKRPRGSRGSEPYTPAPKKLCDPFGSCDARFSDSEDEAATVPGNEPTTASTPKARADPEIKATGQPPSKEGLEAEGGGLRETKETAVQCDVGDLQPPPAKPASPAQVQSSQDGGCPKEGKPKKKKTGAPPAPSCKDGAQGKDKTKDKGRGRPVEKPRADKKGPQASSPRRKAERPEGTKKKPSSATPVATSGKGRPDRPARRPSPTSGDSRPAAGRGPPRPLQLPDRKSTKAPSGKLVERKARSLDEGASQDAPKLKKRALSHADLFGDESEDEAAGPGVPSVWPSALPSLSSDSDSDSDSSLGFPEAQGPPKRLKASPPPSPAPSSSSSSSSSTSSAGADVDYSALEKEVDFDSDPMEECLRIFNESTSVKTEDRGRLARQPPKEEKSEEKGLSGLTTLFPGQKRRISHLSKQGQEVEPPRRGPAVPPARPPTAQEVCYLRAQQAQRASASLLQAPARLAEKSPSVHISAPGEKRRIAHIPNPRLAAAPTGAKRTLAASGSQSSNGPEPGGQQLKTRTLSGMASKTTTTIIPKRIAHSPSLQSLKKPIIPKEFGGKVPTVIRQRYLNLFIEECLKFCTSNQEAIEKALNEEKVAYDRSPSKNIYLNVAVNTLKKLRGLAPSAVPGLSKTSGRRVVSHEVVLGGRLAAKTSFSLSRPSSPRVEDLKGAALYSRLREYLLTQDQLKENGYPFPHPERPGGAIIFTAEEKRPKDSSCRTCCRCGTEYLVSSSGRCIRDEECYYHWGRLRRNRVAGGWETQYMCCSAAAGSVGCQVAKQHVQDGRKERLEGFVKTFEKELSGDTHPGIYALDCEMSYTTYGLELTRVTVVDTDVHVVYDTFVKPDNEIVDYNTRFSGVTEADLADTSVTLRDVQAVLLSMFSADTILIGHSLESDLLALKVIHSTVVDTSVLFPHRLGLPYKRSLRNLMADYLRQIIQDNVDGHSSSEDAGACMHLVIWKVREDAKTKR; encoded by the exons GGCTGGGTTACGACCCCTACAACCCTGAGCTGCCCAAGCCCCCCGCGCAGAGGGAGAATGGCACCCTGGGCCTGGGGGAGGAGCCGCGCCCGGATGTGCTGGAGTTGGAGCTGGTCAACCAGGCCATCGAGGCCGTGCGCAGTGAGGTGGAGCTGGAGCAGCGGCGCTACCGGGAGCTGCTGGAGACGACCCGTGAGCACCGCTCCGCCGAGGCCCCCGCCCTGGCGCCCCGCGGCCCCAACGCCAGCCCCACTGTGGGCCCGGACGAGGATGCCTTCCCACTGGCCTTCGACTACAGCCCCGGCAGCCACGGCCTATTAAGCCCTGATGCCGGCTACCAGCCCACCCCACTGGCCGCCCCTGCCGAGCCGGGCAGCAAGTACTCGCTGGCGTCCCTGGACAGGGGTCAGGGCAGAGGTGGAGGGGGTGGCGGTGCCCTGGAATACGTCCCCAAGGCTGTGAGCCAGCCCCGGCGGCACAGCCGCCCCGTTCCCAGTGGCAAGTACGTGGTGGACAACTCCAGGCCACCCACAGACCTGGAGTATGACCCTCTCTCCAACTACTCGGCCCGGCACCTCAGCAGGGCCAGCTCCCGGGATGAGCGGGCCGCCAAGCGGCCCCGGGGCTCCCGCGGCAGTGAGCCCTACACACCTGCTCCCAAGAAGCTCTGTGACCCCTTTGGCAGTTGCGATGCAAGGTTCTCAGACTCAGAAGATGAGGCCGCCACGGTCCCAGGTAACGAGCCCACCACGGCCAGCACCCCCAAAGCCAGGGCCGACCCTGAGATCAAGGCCACCGGGCAGCCACCCTCCAAAGAGGGCctggaggccgaggggggcggccTGCGGGAGACCAAGGAGACGGCCGTGCAGTGCGACGTGGGGGACCTCCAGCCGCCCCCAGCCAAGCCCGCCTCCCCAGCCCAGGTCCAGTCCTCACAGGATGGGGGCTGCCCCAAGGAGGGaaaacccaagaagaaaaaaaccggGGCCCCACCTGCCCCCAGCTGCAAAGACGGGGCCCAGGGGAAGGACAAGACCAAGGACAAGGGCCGAGGGCGGCCTGTGGAGAAGCCCCGTGCGGACAAGAAGGGCCCGCAGGCCAGCAGCCCCCGGCGCAAGGCAGAGCGGCCGGAAGGGACCAAGAAGAAGCCATCTTCGGCCACTCCTGTGGCCACCTCAGGGAAAGGGAGGCCTGACCGGCCAGCGCGGCGGCCGAGCCCCACAAGCGGGGACTCCCGACCGGCGGCCGGCAGAGGCCCACCCCGCCCCCTCCAGCTGCCCGACAGGAAGAGCACCAAGGCCCCGTCGGGGAAGCTAGTGGAGCGGAAAGCCCGCTCACTAGACGAGGGCGCCTCCCAGGACGCCCCCAAGCTGAAGAAGCGGGCCCTGAGCCACGCCGACCTCTTTGGGGACGAGAGTGAGGACGAGGCCGCAGGGCCAGGGGTGCCGAGCGTGTGgccctctgccctccccagcctcagCTCGGACTCAGACTCCGActcagactccagcctgggcttcccGGAGGCGCAGGGGCCGCCCAAGCGGCTCAAGGcctccccgcccccctcccccgccccatcctcctcctcctcctcctcctcctccacctccagcgCGGGGGCGGATGTGGACTACTCGGCCCTGGAGAAGGAGGTGGACTTTGACTCCGACCCCATGGAGGAGTGCCTGCGGATCTTCAACGAGTCCACCAGCGTCAAGACGGAGGACAGAGGCCGGCTGGCCCGGCAG CCCCCCAAGGAAGAGAAGAGTGAGGAGAAGGGGCTTTCGGGTCTGACCACTCTGTTCCCCGGGCAGAAGAGGAGGATCTCCCACCTTTCCAAGCAAGGCCAGGAG GTGGAGCCCCCGAGGAGGGGTCCCGCGGTGCCCCCGGCCCGGCCCCCGACGGCGCAGGAGGTGTGCTACCTGCGGGCCCAGCAGGCGCAGAGGGCATCGGCGAGCTTGCTGCAGGCCCCCGCCAGGCTGGCAGAGAAGTCGCCCTCCGTCCACATTTCCGCCCCTGGCGAGAAGAGGAGGATCGCCCACATCCCCAACCCCCGCCTGGCTGCAG CCCCCACAGGTGCCAAGAGGACCCTTGCGGCCAGCGGCAGCCAGTCCTCCAACGGCCCTGAGCCAGGTGGCCAGCAGCTGAAAACACGCACATTGTCGGGGATGGCGTCCAagactaccaccaccatcatccctAAGCGAATCGCCCACAGTCCATCCTTACAG AGTTTAAAGAAACCCATTATCCCCAAAGAGTTTGGGGGCAAAGTCCCCACCGTCATCCGCCAGCGCTATCTCAACCTGTTCATCGAGGAGTGTCTCAAGTTCTGTACCTCCAACCAGGAGGCCATAGAGAAG GCACTGAACGAGGAGAAGGTGGCCTATGACCGCAGCCCCAGCAAGAACATCTACCTGAATGTGGCCGTGAACACCCTCAAGAAGCTCAGGGGCCTGGCCCCCAGCGCTGTGCCCGGCCTCAGCA aaACCAGTGGCCGCAGGGTTGTGTCCCACGAGGTGGTGTTGGGGGGCAGGTTGGCCGCCAAGACCAGCTTCTCGCTCAGCCGTCCAAGCAGCCCCCGGGTGGAGGACCTGAAAG GGGCTGCCCTGTACAGCCGCCTCAGGGAGTACCTGCTCACCCAGGACCAGCTCAAGGAGAACGGCTACCCCTTCCCGCACCCAGAGCGGCCCGGGGGCGCAATCATCTTCACAGCTGAGGAGAAGAGGCCCAAGGACT CTTCCTGCAGGACCTGCTGCCGCTGTGGCACCGAGTACCTCGTGTCCTCTTCAGGCCGCTGCATCCGGGACGAGGAGTGTTATTACCACTGGGGACGGCTGCGCCGGAACCGGG TGGCCGGAGGCTGGGAGACCCAGTACATGTGCTGCTCGGCTGCCGCCGGCTCTGTCGGCTGCCAAGTCGCAAAG CAACACGTGCAGGATGGCCGGAAGGAGCGCCTTGAGGGCTTCGTGAAGACCTTTGAGAAAGAGCTCTCAGGAGACACCCACCCGGGGATCTACGCCCTGGACTGCGAGATG TCCTACACCACATATGGCCTGGAGCTGACGCGCGTCACGGTGGTCGACACGGACGTGCACGTGGTTTATGACACCTTCGTGAAGCCTGACAACGAGATCGTGGACTACAACACCAG GTTTTCGGGGGTGACGGAGGCTGACCTTGCCGACACAAGTGTCACGCTGCGTGACGTCCAGGCCGTTCTGCTGAGCATGTTCAGCGCTGACACCATCCTCATCGGACACAGCCTGGAGAGCGACCTCCTGGCCCTGAAG GTCATCCACAGCACCGTGGTGGACACGTCTGTGCTCTTCCCCCACCGCCTGGGCCTCCCCTACAAGCGGTCCCTGCGGAACCTCATGGCCGACTACCTCAGACAGATCATCCAGGACAATG TGGATGGGCACAGCTCCAGCGAGGACGCCGGCGCCTGCATGCACCTGGTGATCTGGAAGGTTCGAGAAGACGCCAAGACCAAGCGATGA
- the REXO1 gene encoding RNA exonuclease 1 homolog isoform X4: protein MLRSTGFFRAIDCPYWSGAPGGPCRRPYCHFRHRGARGSGAPGDGGEAPPAAGLGYDPYNPELPKPPAQRENGTLGLGEEPRPDVLELELVNQAIEAVRSEVELEQRRYRELLETTREHRSAEAPALAPRGPNASPTVGPDEDAFPLAFDYSPGSHGLLSPDAGYQPTPLAAPAEPGSKYSLASLDRGQGRGGGGGGALEYVPKAVSQPRRHSRPVPSGKYVVDNSRPPTDLEYDPLSNYSARHLSRASSRDERAAKRPRGSRGSEPYTPAPKKLCDPFGSCDARFSDSEDEAATVPGNEPTTASTPKARADPEIKATGQPPSKEGLEAEGGGLRETKETAVQCDVGDLQPPPAKPASPAQVQSSQDGGCPKEGKPKKKKTGAPPAPSCKDGAQGKDKTKDKGRGRPVEKPRADKKGPQASSPRRKAERPEGTKKKPSSATPVATSGKGRPDRPARRPSPTSGDSRPAAGRGPPRPLQLPDRKSTKAPSGKLVERKARSLDEGASQDAPKLKKRALSHADLFGDESEDEAAGPGVPSVWPSALPSLSSDSDSDSDSSLGFPEAQGPPKRLKASPPPSPAPSSSSSSSSSTSSAGADVDYSALEKEVDFDSDPMEECLRIFNESTSVKTEDRGRLARQPPKEEKSEEKGLSGLTTLFPGQKRRISHLSKQGQEVEPPRRGPAVPPARPPTAQEVCYLRAQQAQRASASLLQAPARLAEKSPSVHISAPGEKRRIAHIPNPRLAAAPTGAKRTLAASGSQSSNGPEPGGQQLKTRTLSGMASKTTTTIIPKRIAHSPSLQSLKKPIIPKEFGGKVPTVIRQRYLNLFIEECLKFCTSNQEAIEKALNEEKVAYDRSPSKNIYLNVAVNTLKKLRGLAPSAVPGLSKTSGRRVVSHEVVLGGRLAAKTSFSLSRPSSPRVEDLKGAALYSRLREYLLTQDQLKENGYPFPHPERPGGAIIFTAEEKRPKDCESLACDGLASCRTCCRCGTEYLVSSSGRCIRDEECYYHWGRLRRNRVAGGWETQYMCCSAAAGSVGCQVAKQHVQDGRKERLEGFVKTFEKELSGDTHPGIYALDCEMSYTTYGLELTRVTVVDTDVHVVYDTFVKPDNEIVDYNTRFSGVTEADLADTSVTLRDVQAVLLSMFSADTILIGHSLESDLLALKVIHSTVVDTSVLFPHRLGLPYKRSLRNLMADYLRQIIQDNVDGHSSSEDAGACMHLVIWKVREDAKTKR, encoded by the exons GGCTGGGTTACGACCCCTACAACCCTGAGCTGCCCAAGCCCCCCGCGCAGAGGGAGAATGGCACCCTGGGCCTGGGGGAGGAGCCGCGCCCGGATGTGCTGGAGTTGGAGCTGGTCAACCAGGCCATCGAGGCCGTGCGCAGTGAGGTGGAGCTGGAGCAGCGGCGCTACCGGGAGCTGCTGGAGACGACCCGTGAGCACCGCTCCGCCGAGGCCCCCGCCCTGGCGCCCCGCGGCCCCAACGCCAGCCCCACTGTGGGCCCGGACGAGGATGCCTTCCCACTGGCCTTCGACTACAGCCCCGGCAGCCACGGCCTATTAAGCCCTGATGCCGGCTACCAGCCCACCCCACTGGCCGCCCCTGCCGAGCCGGGCAGCAAGTACTCGCTGGCGTCCCTGGACAGGGGTCAGGGCAGAGGTGGAGGGGGTGGCGGTGCCCTGGAATACGTCCCCAAGGCTGTGAGCCAGCCCCGGCGGCACAGCCGCCCCGTTCCCAGTGGCAAGTACGTGGTGGACAACTCCAGGCCACCCACAGACCTGGAGTATGACCCTCTCTCCAACTACTCGGCCCGGCACCTCAGCAGGGCCAGCTCCCGGGATGAGCGGGCCGCCAAGCGGCCCCGGGGCTCCCGCGGCAGTGAGCCCTACACACCTGCTCCCAAGAAGCTCTGTGACCCCTTTGGCAGTTGCGATGCAAGGTTCTCAGACTCAGAAGATGAGGCCGCCACGGTCCCAGGTAACGAGCCCACCACGGCCAGCACCCCCAAAGCCAGGGCCGACCCTGAGATCAAGGCCACCGGGCAGCCACCCTCCAAAGAGGGCctggaggccgaggggggcggccTGCGGGAGACCAAGGAGACGGCCGTGCAGTGCGACGTGGGGGACCTCCAGCCGCCCCCAGCCAAGCCCGCCTCCCCAGCCCAGGTCCAGTCCTCACAGGATGGGGGCTGCCCCAAGGAGGGaaaacccaagaagaaaaaaaccggGGCCCCACCTGCCCCCAGCTGCAAAGACGGGGCCCAGGGGAAGGACAAGACCAAGGACAAGGGCCGAGGGCGGCCTGTGGAGAAGCCCCGTGCGGACAAGAAGGGCCCGCAGGCCAGCAGCCCCCGGCGCAAGGCAGAGCGGCCGGAAGGGACCAAGAAGAAGCCATCTTCGGCCACTCCTGTGGCCACCTCAGGGAAAGGGAGGCCTGACCGGCCAGCGCGGCGGCCGAGCCCCACAAGCGGGGACTCCCGACCGGCGGCCGGCAGAGGCCCACCCCGCCCCCTCCAGCTGCCCGACAGGAAGAGCACCAAGGCCCCGTCGGGGAAGCTAGTGGAGCGGAAAGCCCGCTCACTAGACGAGGGCGCCTCCCAGGACGCCCCCAAGCTGAAGAAGCGGGCCCTGAGCCACGCCGACCTCTTTGGGGACGAGAGTGAGGACGAGGCCGCAGGGCCAGGGGTGCCGAGCGTGTGgccctctgccctccccagcctcagCTCGGACTCAGACTCCGActcagactccagcctgggcttcccGGAGGCGCAGGGGCCGCCCAAGCGGCTCAAGGcctccccgcccccctcccccgccccatcctcctcctcctcctcctcctcctccacctccagcgCGGGGGCGGATGTGGACTACTCGGCCCTGGAGAAGGAGGTGGACTTTGACTCCGACCCCATGGAGGAGTGCCTGCGGATCTTCAACGAGTCCACCAGCGTCAAGACGGAGGACAGAGGCCGGCTGGCCCGGCAG CCCCCCAAGGAAGAGAAGAGTGAGGAGAAGGGGCTTTCGGGTCTGACCACTCTGTTCCCCGGGCAGAAGAGGAGGATCTCCCACCTTTCCAAGCAAGGCCAGGAG GTGGAGCCCCCGAGGAGGGGTCCCGCGGTGCCCCCGGCCCGGCCCCCGACGGCGCAGGAGGTGTGCTACCTGCGGGCCCAGCAGGCGCAGAGGGCATCGGCGAGCTTGCTGCAGGCCCCCGCCAGGCTGGCAGAGAAGTCGCCCTCCGTCCACATTTCCGCCCCTGGCGAGAAGAGGAGGATCGCCCACATCCCCAACCCCCGCCTGGCTGCAG CCCCCACAGGTGCCAAGAGGACCCTTGCGGCCAGCGGCAGCCAGTCCTCCAACGGCCCTGAGCCAGGTGGCCAGCAGCTGAAAACACGCACATTGTCGGGGATGGCGTCCAagactaccaccaccatcatccctAAGCGAATCGCCCACAGTCCATCCTTACAG AGTTTAAAGAAACCCATTATCCCCAAAGAGTTTGGGGGCAAAGTCCCCACCGTCATCCGCCAGCGCTATCTCAACCTGTTCATCGAGGAGTGTCTCAAGTTCTGTACCTCCAACCAGGAGGCCATAGAGAAG GCACTGAACGAGGAGAAGGTGGCCTATGACCGCAGCCCCAGCAAGAACATCTACCTGAATGTGGCCGTGAACACCCTCAAGAAGCTCAGGGGCCTGGCCCCCAGCGCTGTGCCCGGCCTCAGCA aaACCAGTGGCCGCAGGGTTGTGTCCCACGAGGTGGTGTTGGGGGGCAGGTTGGCCGCCAAGACCAGCTTCTCGCTCAGCCGTCCAAGCAGCCCCCGGGTGGAGGACCTGAAAG GGGCTGCCCTGTACAGCCGCCTCAGGGAGTACCTGCTCACCCAGGACCAGCTCAAGGAGAACGGCTACCCCTTCCCGCACCCAGAGCGGCCCGGGGGCGCAATCATCTTCACAGCTGAGGAGAAGAGGCCCAAGGACTGTGAGTCGCTGGCCTGCGACGGCCTAG CTTCCTGCAGGACCTGCTGCCGCTGTGGCACCGAGTACCTCGTGTCCTCTTCAGGCCGCTGCATCCGGGACGAGGAGTGTTATTACCACTGGGGACGGCTGCGCCGGAACCGGG TGGCCGGAGGCTGGGAGACCCAGTACATGTGCTGCTCGGCTGCCGCCGGCTCTGTCGGCTGCCAAGTCGCAAAG CAACACGTGCAGGATGGCCGGAAGGAGCGCCTTGAGGGCTTCGTGAAGACCTTTGAGAAAGAGCTCTCAGGAGACACCCACCCGGGGATCTACGCCCTGGACTGCGAGATG TCCTACACCACATATGGCCTGGAGCTGACGCGCGTCACGGTGGTCGACACGGACGTGCACGTGGTTTATGACACCTTCGTGAAGCCTGACAACGAGATCGTGGACTACAACACCAG GTTTTCGGGGGTGACGGAGGCTGACCTTGCCGACACAAGTGTCACGCTGCGTGACGTCCAGGCCGTTCTGCTGAGCATGTTCAGCGCTGACACCATCCTCATCGGACACAGCCTGGAGAGCGACCTCCTGGCCCTGAAG GTCATCCACAGCACCGTGGTGGACACGTCTGTGCTCTTCCCCCACCGCCTGGGCCTCCCCTACAAGCGGTCCCTGCGGAACCTCATGGCCGACTACCTCAGACAGATCATCCAGGACAATG TGGATGGGCACAGCTCCAGCGAGGACGCCGGCGCCTGCATGCACCTGGTGATCTGGAAGGTTCGAGAAGACGCCAAGACCAAGCGATGA